In the genome of Arachis stenosperma cultivar V10309 chromosome 2, arast.V10309.gnm1.PFL2, whole genome shotgun sequence, the window TCTTATTTTCCCAGAATGTATCCTAATTTTTGGCCTAATTCTTCTTCTGATGATCGATTCAACCTCTGATCAAAAAGATCTATCTTGGTTCTATTTGATCTCTTCAACAAGTTTAGTAATGAGCATAACGGCCCTATTGTTCCGATGGGGAGAAGAACCTATGATTAGCTTTTCCGGAAATTTCCAAACGAACAATTTCAACGAAATCTTTCAATTTCTTATTTTACTATGTTCAACTCTATGTATTCCTCTATCCGTAGAGTACATCGAATGTACAGAAATGGCTCTAACAGAGTTTCTGTTATTCGTATTAACAGCTACTCTAGGAGGAATGTTTTTATGCGGCGCTAACGATTTAATAACTATCTTTGTAGCTCCAGAATGTTTCAGTCTATGCTCCTATCTACTTTCTGGATATACCAAGAAAGATGTACGGTCTAATGAGGCTACTACGAAATATTTACTCATGGGTGGGGCAAGCTCTTCTATTCTGGTTCATGGTTTCTCTTGGCTCTATGGTTCATCCGGGGGAGAGATCGAGCTTCAAGAAATAGTGAATGGTCTTATCAATACACAAATGTATAACTCCCCAGGAATCTCAATTGCGCTTATATTCATCACTGTAGGAATTGGGTTCAAGCTTTCCCCAGCCCCTTCTCATCAATGGACTCCTGACGTATACGAAGGAGTGCGGTTCGTTCGATAAATTCCTACCTCTCTATCTATTTCTGAGAtgtttggatttttcaaaactCCATGGACATGCAGAAGAGAAATGCTATTCCCACTCGGACCAAGACATAACTTTACTTGTTCAAATAACAATTAAGGTGAAGCAGAGTCAGGAACAACGAATCCCTTTATGATAAACAGATTCATTTTGCAAGTTCGTTATTACGGGTAGTTCCTACAAAGGATCGGACTAATGACGtatacaatacttaaattctcGATGTAGGTGCTACATACATAGTCGGTTCTCATCCTTCAGAGACTACGAGTATAATAGGAGCATCCGTCGACAAAAGGATCACCCTAAGATGATCATCTCGTGGCTATTGAGAACGAATCAAATCAGATGGTTCTATTTCTCAATCTTTTCGACCTCGGTTCCGTAGGAGCAAGTCATAAAGATTGAGAAAAATCGGTCATTCACAACCACTGATGAAGGATTCCTCGAAAAGTTAAGGATTAGTATAGTAATCCTTTTGAAAATTCTAAATCGAATGGATTCGGTCTTATACATACGCGAGGAAGGTaatcaaaaaagaaagaagatgagttcttctttcttttatcactTAGGAGCCGTGCGAGATGAAAGTCTCATGCACGGTTTTGAATGAGAGAAAGAAGTGAGGAATCCTCTTTTCGACTCTGACTCTCCCACTCCAGTCGTTGCTTTTCTTTCTGTTACTCCGAAAGTAGCTGCTTCAGCTTCAGCCACTCGAATTTTCgatattcctttttatttctcATCAAACGAATGGCATCTTCTTCTGGAAATCCTAGCTATTCTTAGCATGATATTGGGGAATCTCATTGCTATTACCCAAACAAGCATGAAACGTATGCTTGCGTATTCGTCCATAGGTCAAATCGGATATGTTATTATTGGAATAATTGTTGGAGACTCAAATGGTGGATATGCAAGCATGATAACTTATATGCTGTTCTATATCTCCATGAATCTAGGAACTTTTGCTTGCATTGTATTATTTGGTCTACGTACCGGAACTGATAACATTCGAGATTATGCAGGATTATACACGAAAGATCCTTTTTTGGCTCTCTCTTTAGCCCTATGTCTCTTATCCTTAGGAGGTCTTCCTCCACTAGCAGGTTTTTTCGGGAAACTTCATTTATTCTGGTGTGGATGGCAGGCAGGCCTATATTTCTTGGTTTCAATAGGACTCCTTACGAGCGTTGTTTCTATCTActattatctaaaaataatcaaGTTATTAATGACTGGACGAAACCAAGAAATAACTCCTCACGTGCGAAATTATAGAGGGTCCCCTTTAAGATCAAACAATTCCATCGAATTGAGTATGATTGTATGTGTGATAGCATCTACTATACCAGGAATATCAATGAACCCGATTATTGAAATTGCTCAGGATACCCTTTTTTAGCTTCTAGAATCTATTTCTTAGTTCAAGATCCGACCCCTCTTATCTTACTAACTGGAATCAAAGAATTAGTAGATCTGTTCCGCCCAAAATGGGAATGGGCTAGGGTTATGAACTTAGAATCTAGAATCTGATGATCGAGTCGATTCCATGATTCTAAGTTCATTCCATACCGGACCAGACCGGAATAGGGTTATATACATTCTCATTATGAGAAAGGGGTCATTCGAGCGTATCTAAATAGATACTATGTTTACATATAATAGATCCCTGCGTCGTTCCGTTCCATTTAGGATTAGGAATAGGCGTAATCGGACCCGCTTTTTACATATCTATCATTATTTTGGACCCTATTCACCTCTTTGGGCTTCTATTGAATCGAGAAGTAGGTTTGATTGTCCATCTTTTTGATAGAATATATATAAGATATCCTACGGATAATTCAAATCGAACCAATTGGATGTCCGACTCGGGCCTATATGACATGACCGATCAATAAAAATACTCTAACACTCCACCTTTGTCATATATTCCATACATAACACTAGCTAGATATCATATTCAT includes:
- the LOC130961380 gene encoding NAD(P)H-quinone oxidoreductase subunit 2 A, chloroplastic-like, which translates into the protein MKAFHLLLFDGSLIFPECILIFGLILLLMIDSTSDQKDLSWFYLISSTSLVMSITALLFRWGEEPMISFSGNFQTNNFNEIFQFLILLCSTLCIPLSVEYIECTEMALTEFLLFVLTATLGGMFLCGANDLITIFVAPECFSLCSYLLSGYTKKDVRSNEATTKYLLMGGASSSILVHGFSWLYGSSGGEIELQEIVNGLINTQMYNSPGISIALIFITVGIGFKLSPAPSHQWTPDVYEGVRFVR
- the LOC130961382 gene encoding NAD(P)H-quinone oxidoreductase subunit 2 A, chloroplastic-like, whose protein sequence is EKEVRNPLFDSDSPTPVVAFLSVTPKVAASASATRIFDIPFYFSSNEWHLLLEILAILSMILGNLIAITQTSMKRMLAYSSIGQIGYVIIGIIVGDSNGGYASMITYMLFYISMNLGTFACIVLFGLRTGTDNIRDYAGLYTKDPFLALSLALCLLSLGGLPPLAGFFGKLHLFWCGWQAGLYFLVSIGLLTSVVSIYYYLKIIKLLMTGRNQEITPHVRNYRGSPLRSNNSIELSMIVCVIASTIPGISMNPIIEIAQDTLF